The following proteins are co-located in the Fusobacteria bacterium ZRK30 genome:
- the malX gene encoding maltose/glucose-specific PTS transporter subunit IIBC, with product MKSAKKSNGVSGWEFFQNLGKTFMLPVALLAAMGILLGLGAAFTGATTIEMFPFLGIPALQFIFNFMIKISLVAFIFLPLMFAVSIPLGLARENKEIAAFAGLVGYISLQLGTNFYLTSRGILESTDTRMIMGIESIDTGALGGLICGILVYMIHSKYQNIELPDAFSFFGGTRFVAIATVLIMSIVGILVPIIWPFFETGILAVGRGIQKAGIFGLFLFGAGERLLLPFGLHHILVATIRFTEAGGQIVTAGGETISGALNIFYHQFTQGPEFVSPEYTRFLSQGKMPSFIFGLTGAAFAMYKSSFLKNRTKVKGLLISAVVAAAVGGITEPIEFIFLFIAPVLYLFHTVMTGLGFMVMGILGVVIGNTDGNIIDFFVFGVLQGLWTKWYLVLPVGVIWFGLYYVVFKWYIEKYNILTPGRDDSEEAVSAMDSGNMAGYNAKIMLEAIGGKENIVSLDNCITRLRLVLKDASIIDVEAIKKAGAVNVVKLNDTNVQIIVGTKVQVLKKQMQKLI from the coding sequence ATGAAGAGTGCAAAAAAATCAAATGGTGTCAGTGGATGGGAATTTTTTCAGAACTTAGGAAAAACTTTTATGTTACCGGTGGCATTGCTGGCAGCTATGGGGATCTTGCTGGGATTAGGAGCAGCATTTACAGGGGCTACAACTATTGAAATGTTTCCCTTCCTGGGAATACCGGCATTACAATTTATATTTAATTTTATGATAAAGATCAGTTTGGTTGCATTTATATTTTTACCATTGATGTTTGCCGTTTCCATACCTCTGGGTTTAGCCAGGGAAAATAAGGAGATAGCAGCATTTGCAGGATTAGTAGGATATATATCGCTGCAGCTGGGAACAAATTTTTATCTGACATCTAGAGGGATATTGGAGTCTACCGATACAAGGATGATAATGGGAATAGAGAGTATAGATACAGGGGCACTGGGTGGACTCATATGTGGTATCTTGGTTTATATGATCCATTCAAAATATCAAAATATTGAACTTCCAGATGCCTTTTCTTTCTTTGGGGGGACAAGATTTGTAGCCATAGCTACCGTACTTATCATGTCGATAGTAGGAATTTTGGTGCCTATTATCTGGCCATTCTTTGAGACAGGAATATTAGCAGTTGGAAGGGGGATTCAAAAAGCAGGAATCTTTGGGCTGTTTTTGTTTGGAGCAGGGGAAAGATTGTTATTACCATTTGGGTTACACCATATATTAGTGGCAACAATAAGGTTTACCGAAGCTGGGGGACAGATTGTGACTGCTGGCGGGGAAACTATATCAGGTGCACTAAATATATTTTATCATCAATTTACTCAGGGACCAGAATTTGTATCTCCTGAATATACTAGATTTTTATCACAAGGGAAGATGCCGTCATTTATATTTGGATTGACAGGAGCAGCTTTTGCTATGTACAAATCATCTTTTTTAAAAAACAGAACCAAGGTAAAAGGATTACTTATATCGGCAGTTGTAGCAGCAGCAGTAGGAGGGATCACAGAACCTATTGAATTTATATTTTTATTTATAGCACCGGTTCTTTATCTTTTTCATACTGTTATGACAGGACTTGGATTTATGGTGATGGGGATCTTAGGTGTGGTTATCGGAAATACAGATGGGAACATAATAGACTTTTTCGTATTCGGAGTATTACAGGGATTATGGACTAAATGGTATTTAGTACTGCCGGTAGGAGTTATATGGTTTGGATTATACTATGTAGTATTCAAATGGTATATAGAAAAATACAACATATTGACCCCAGGAAGGGATGACTCTGAAGAAGCTGTAAGTGCTATGGACAGCGGGAATATGGCAGGATATAATGCCAAAATAATGTTGGAAGCAATAGGCGGAAAAGAAAATATAGTGAGTTTAGATAATTGTATAACAAGATTGAGACTTGTGTTAAAAGATGCATCTATTATCGATGTGGAAGCTATAAAAAAAGCCGGTGCTGTAAATGTGGTAAAACTAAACGACACAAATGTTCAAATAATAGTTGGGACAAAAGTACAGGTATTAAAAAAACAGATGCAAAAACTTATTTAG
- a CDS encoding aminotransferase class I/II-fold pyridoxal phosphate-dependent enzyme, with amino-acid sequence MNFDNVIDRRGTYCTQWDYIEDRFGEGTKNLTPFTISDMDFRSPKEIVEKIVSRAEHGVFGYSRWNHADYKGAIKNWFLKRCDTVIKEEWISYSPSVLYSITLLLEKILENGGKVMTHTPKYDGFTKLLKPYDFFEIQLTEDEEGKYYTDFIKIEEGFKKGVKVFLLCSPQNPTGKVWSIEELTTLINLCIKYDVYLISDEIHMDVVRKKHTPVLKLDTLRSIIVSSPSKTFNTPTLGGSYVIIPQKNIREKFIDHIKNIDGVSTAAIFGVLSTISAYNQCDYWVDELNRYIDESFKLVKRELDGYMGLKVNIPEATYLMWIDFKGTGLKAEEFQERLIKKGKVAIMSGDLYGDPYKIRLNVGCSRAKLKKGIDGIKLALNK; translated from the coding sequence ATGAATTTTGATAATGTAATTGATAGAAGAGGAACCTATTGTACCCAATGGGATTATATAGAGGATAGATTTGGAGAAGGGACGAAAAATTTAACGCCATTTACAATTTCAGATATGGATTTTCGTTCTCCTAAAGAGATAGTTGAAAAAATAGTTTCCAGAGCAGAACATGGTGTTTTTGGATATTCTCGTTGGAATCACGCAGACTATAAGGGAGCGATAAAAAACTGGTTTTTAAAAAGGTGTGACACGGTAATAAAAGAGGAATGGATCTCCTATTCACCATCGGTACTTTATTCTATTACATTACTTTTAGAAAAAATATTAGAAAATGGGGGTAAAGTAATGACTCATACCCCAAAATATGATGGATTTACAAAATTACTAAAACCATATGATTTTTTTGAAATCCAATTGACAGAAGATGAGGAAGGAAAATATTACACAGATTTTATAAAGATAGAGGAGGGCTTTAAGAAGGGAGTTAAGGTTTTTTTACTTTGCAGTCCCCAAAATCCAACGGGGAAGGTATGGAGTATAGAGGAACTGACAACCTTAATAAATTTATGCATCAAATATGATGTATATTTGATTTCAGATGAGATCCATATGGATGTTGTAAGAAAAAAGCATACTCCGGTTTTGAAGTTAGATACTCTGAGGTCGATCATTGTTTCATCGCCTTCCAAGACTTTTAATACTCCTACCCTTGGGGGATCGTATGTTATAATTCCTCAAAAAAATATCAGAGAAAAATTTATTGATCATATAAAAAATATAGACGGAGTATCCACAGCAGCAATATTTGGAGTTTTATCAACTATTTCTGCTTACAATCAGTGCGATTACTGGGTGGATGAATTAAACAGGTATATTGATGAAAGTTTTAAACTGGTAAAGAGGGAGTTGGACGGGTATATGGGATTAAAAGTAAATATACCAGAGGCAACCTACCTTATGTGGATAGACTTTAAAGGAACAGGATTAAAAGCTGAGGAATTTCAAGAGCGTCTGATAAAAAAAGGTAAAGTTGCTATAATGTCGGGAGATCTTTATGGGGATCCCTATAAGATACGTTTAAATGTTGGATGTTCCAGAGCAAAACTAAAAAAAGGGATAGATGGGATAAAACTGGCATTAAATAAATAG